The stretch of DNA TACGCGGTGGCGCACGAGCTGGCGGCCGAGGGGGCGCGGGTGGTGATCTGCGCGCGGTCGGCCGAACCGCTCGAGGCGGCGCGGCGGGAGCTCGTGAAGGCCACCAACGGCGACGTGCGGGCAATCGCGGCCGACCTGTCGACCACGGCGGGGATCGACGCCGTGGCGGCCGAGGCGGAGCGGGCGTACGGGCCCGTGGACATCCTGGTGAACAACACGGGCGGGCCGCCGTCGGGCCCGTTCGAGCAGCACGACTGGGCGGCATGGCAGGGCGCCGTGGATCTGCTGCTGCGCAGCAGCGTGGAATTGACGCGCCGCGTGCTGCCCGGGATGCGGGCGCGGCAGTGGGGGCGGGTGCTCAACGTGACGTCGATCGCGGTGAAGCAGCCGGTGGACGGGCTGATCCTGTCGAACGCGATCCGCGCCGCGGTGACGGGATTCGCGCGGACGCTGGCCAACGAAGTGGCGCGTGACGGGGTGACGGTGAACAGCATCATGCCGGGCTACACGCGCACCGAGCGCGTGGAGCAACTGGCGCGGGCCACCGCGGCCCGCGACGGCGTGACCGAGGCCGAGGTGCTGGCGCGGTTCGAGTCGCAGATCCCGATGCGGCGGCTGGGGGAGCCGCGCGAGTTCGGCGCGCTCGCGGCGTTCCTGGTGTCGGAGCGCGCGAGCTACATCACCGCGCAGTCGTTCGCGGTGGACGGGGGGTGGATCCGGTCGCTGCTCTGAGCGGTGCGGACG from Gemmatimonadaceae bacterium encodes:
- a CDS encoding SDR family oxidoreductase, with product MDLGLKHRVAIVAAASRGLGYAVAHELAAEGARVVICARSAEPLEAARRELVKATNGDVRAIAADLSTTAGIDAVAAEAERAYGPVDILVNNTGGPPSGPFEQHDWAAWQGAVDLLLRSSVELTRRVLPGMRARQWGRVLNVTSIAVKQPVDGLILSNAIRAAVTGFARTLANEVARDGVTVNSIMPGYTRTERVEQLARATAARDGVTEAEVLARFESQIPMRRLGEPREFGALAAFLVSERASYITAQSFAVDGGWIRSLL